GCATCCTCAGGTTGTAGCAGAAATGACACATCAACAACTCCCCCAAGTGGCCACTTCACCACACCACCAGCAAATCAAGCCGTAGTTCATCTTTAGTTGTACATTTGAAATTCTttattacatatacatattatagACAAAGTAAAAAAGGATTAGGATTATTACAAATGATGAACTGTTGTGCAGCTGAATCATTTTCTTTGAAAGTAACAAATATTGAATGtattaaattttaattttttcttatCTTGCATGTCCTTGTGTGCTCACTCTatcatctttttgtctttccctctcagtagtcctcctcttctcctctcaaaGCCTTGCGGAGACTCCTCCAGAACTCCCcaatcttctcctcctcctgaggCCACTCCAAGTAGGTGGTGGAGCTCATGAGTTTGTGCAGCTTGCAGAAGCGTTTGGGGATGTCGTCCTTGGACAGCGGTTCCAGGAGGATCAAGATCACCTCTCCGCCAGCATTCCGATCGAAGAGCCAGAAGTGGGAGAAGTCCAGCTCGTAGCGGCACCAGTCGGACTGGACGAAATTCTCAGAGAGGACGAAGACGGTTCGCCGGCTGCGTTCCATGGCGCTCATGATGTTGTCCAAAATCCAGTGTCCGGGAAGGAAGTCCCGCTTGTGGAGGCACAGAGTCAAAGGCCGGTGATTCACAGACTCTTCATCATTGTCCCTGAAGAGGTATAAACCAAAGAGAAGGTTATTTCTCTCCACAGGTTTAAATTTTAGTTTTGGTAGGTGGGGTTCTCAGATATACCATGACAAGCAAAAATCAGTGTACATGTAAAGTGGTGTAGGCTATAGTAATCATCTGGTACCCCACTTTAATTcacatttgaatgattttactttattattcatTCGGAAGTTATGACACAAACAGTCTAATACTGAAGAAATTAGGCTTTGTAGCCTTTGAGATATCTTGACAACTAAGAAATAATGTTCTTAGTTACCTTGGCTCTTCCAGCTCAGGTACCAAAAAGTTGTCCACCCAGCAAGCATCCTGCTCACTGTAGGACACAAAGGCATCAAAGGAGAGTAATGACTCCaggccctctctctctctgcatctctgccTTCGCCGCGAGTTACGTTTGGCCTTGAGCCATGCCCACGTCATCTTTAAGTACCACAACACGTGGAGGCGCCACAGCAGGATACACAACAGAATAGCAACAAATAGTGCCAGCCCACagctcacagacacaaacaaaacccgGTGGCAGTCCACAACAGAGAGATAAACTTGACCCACTGGTTCCTCCTGCAGGTAGAGAGGAGAGTCGCAGATGTAGCTCTCCTCGCCATCTGTTAACTGCACATCTCCACCTTTAATGTCCGACTGGAGGAAAGCAACAAATTCACAGGAGCAGACGAATTTGTTCTGACCCGCCTGTAAGTTCTGGAGTCGTTCGTATGACTGGAGGTCTGAGCGGCCAAACATGTTCAAGGTGTTTGACTGTGGAAGAACAAGGAGGCGTTACAGTAGGATATATAAAGAGCattggaagaaaagaaaaaaaagattggtCCTTACCTGTATTGTCAGTATTTGCAGATTTGGAAGCAGCCATCCAGAAGGCAGACTCTGAATCTTGTTCCCAGAGAGGTAGAGTTCTCTCAGAGCAGGCAGGAACAGGCTGAAGCTTTTGAGATCATTGTTACTCAGATCCAACACCTGTACAGGATAAAGTAGAAGAGAAAAGTGGTTGAGTTTATTTGTTGTGATGGCTTCAGGTCTGTCAGAACTATTGCTACATGGTCCACTTTTAGTACCTCCAGAGTTGTGGCTAGACAGGGCGTGATGGTTTCAAGTTTAGCCCCAGAGATGTTGAGGTATCGGAGGGTGGAGGGCCAGGAGCAAGCTCGGGGCATGGAGCTGTATGCATTCCTGCTAATGTCCAGGTGGGTGAGTTTGGAGAGCTCTGCCACTAGACGGCTGATCGTCGACAAAGACTAGACACcagagggacagaggaaaaCTCTTTAGCCAGCAGGCAATTTCACTAAATGTTATATGTGATCAGTTCTAATGACTCAACATgttaaaactatttttgtttAAGTTTCATGCAGGCACCTTCAGAGCGTTTCCACTGACGTTTAATACCCGGAGGTCCTTCAGCGTGCCATGTCCGTCACACAGTGACTCAGACAGCGTCATTTCAGTCAGCAGGTTGTCGGACAGGTCCAGGTACTGCAGGTTCACTAGCAGGCGGGATGTGGGACAGGGCATCACAAACACCTGAGGGTAAAATTCAGCCTTCACTAATGAAGTTCAGAgagttgaaataaaatgtagtgTACTTCTGCGAGTCACTTATTCAGTTGCAGCTACTGCATATACTCATGAACACGTTGTACTTTACCCTGCCGTTTATGACAGACACCTTCCTGGGATAATGCAGCAGAAATCCCAGCTCCAGAAGTGAGACAAACTTCCAGACGTCCAGCACCACAATGTTTCGTAAGAAGAACTCGTCAATGCTTTTCTGATCCGTCCATTTGGCTTCTGCCCACCTAACACCAACAGAAAACCAACAAACCATGCAGTCATCTGTTTGTCACAAATTTTTCTAGCAAGATGGCCCCCAACTTTGTTTGAGTTTGGTAGATCATGATGGCTTCTTACCTGCCCTCTCCTGTCAGGGTGACGCCGTCCAACCAAAAGGAGGTGAGTGGCACTCCATTAAACACCATCAGAAAGCTAACAATGGCTTCATCGGACACAGAAACGTTTTTTAAGCTTATTTGCCTGAAAAATGACATAATAGACGAGTACCTGGTTGGTTTCTTTGGCACACCAATGCTTCTGCATGAATACTTAAACAGAGGAGATGTAGATTATTGTCAGACCTGATTCTTCTCTTGGCAGCTGCTGTGAGGGGCTGTACAGACTCATTCCCAATCAGATGGAGGTCTTCAAGAATGATAGGTGTCTCGGGGTACGACACATCTTCGAGCACAGCCCTAGCTAAGGCTGTATTTGTTAAAAATGCACTTCGGAGGCTTAAAGTGACACGACCCAACGGCCAGACGTCTGCTAGAGTACCGGGCTCgtacctgcagagagagagtaGAGGTAGATTTAAAGATGAGAATAGTAACACAGTGGATTTGAGGATAACCCTTAACCttgaactgtttttgtttggatttttgtaATACCACATAGCTGCTTTGTGAAATACTAGAACAATAGATAAATGAATCTATTGTTGTATAATaatccccaacaaatgcaccgTGTCCTGCTGTTTGAGCCACATTTGCTAAAACTGATATTTAATTTGATCGGtctcaacaacacaaacacaaaccggCTCAAGTTGTTCCCATGCACAGTGAGTTCCTCCAGCTGGGTGACTCCATACAGATCTTCTCTCTTTAGCTCCTCCAGAGCAGGACCTCCAAACCTGAGCCTCCTCAGCCTGACCAGTGTCTGAAATGGTGCAGGAGAACCCAGGCAGCTGGAAGAAGTAGGTAGACACTTAAACATCATGTGCAGTGTGGAGGTTTCTACTCAGTCTTTATACGTAACCTGAGTGCTTTTACCGATATGGGTTGTTGAGCAGGTTGAGGTGCTGCAGAGCTCCTAGCTTTCTAAACCATTTCTGTTTGAGAGCAGTCAGCTGATTGTTGGACAGATCGAGCTCCTCCAGGCTCCACAGAGAGTCGAACGCTGATGGGTGGATCACAGCTAGCTTGTTACCTGGACGACAGAAATATCCACATATGAAAACATCCTGCAACAATGTTGTCAGGGATTCAATCCTGCGGCTATGATCATCATTGATTATAATTCATTATCATTACTCCTATGGTTGTTAATATTGTggttattttcattgttattcTGGGTACTGTTGTTATGATTATCATTTTTAGAGATGTTATTATCAGGATCATTGTTGTCTCGTCCTGCTCACACGTGTTTCCTTGtccacattttaaaagctgagGTTTCTAGAGTTCTTTCTCGACCTGAAGCACAACAAAACACGAAGTCCTCAGAAAAACTGTGAGTTCCATTAAGACTACGCCTGCTAACgaagatcatgtgatgtgatcaAAAGCTCTGGAACAGCTACTAAGTGGAGCTTAGAGGTTCTTACAACCTCGTATTCAGTATGTTATCTTTAATTAGAGcacatgttaatattaatgcattattcatatttctATCTATTGTTCAACATATCATGACTTCTTACCGTGGAGATTCAGAGCCTTCAGGTGTCTGTGGCTTTTCAGATCATCCTCAGTCACCATGGCGATCTCGTTGAAGGAGAGATCCAGAGTCAGGGCACGGTCTGTTACCGTGGGAACACTGGTGAATCCGCCATAGGAGCAGTTACAGGACAGCCGTCGGTCACACCGATCGCAGGACAACCTCTCGCTGTCTGGGTTTGACCTCTGACACCAGCagatggagaggaggtggaggtagagGAGGGTGAAGTAAAAGGTGGTCGCTCGTCCCATGCTGTAGGGTGGTTAAATAATCTGATAGTGAACCAAGCGAGAGACAAAGTGAAGGAGTCCGTAAGCATGAGGTGGGcacaaactgaaagaaagaggaagtggatAAAAGAGGAAGCGTTCAATGTTTTATTATGACTTTCCCACAACCTTAATTTACAACATAGTTCTCCTAAAGTGACTGAAAACATCAGAAACCCCCTttctctaacgtccacttgaggctggctccagaagtgagtcagtctctataagtccccatgtccaaatgtccaacttcacagcagaaataaacatgtttacagcctggtccaaaaaacagttttggtctctgtagctaatttccccgttcatgacaactgtactgagggtgaatttatatacaactcacctgttcacattatattaaggcttaaagttatgcaggattaagagcggggacgctttgactgacaggtgggtgctgttacagatggcttcaTTCCTGATCCTTaagctccacccatgctccatGTCTTTGGCCATACTATAGCCACCACATACCGAAACCTATGGCTCCATCCCCAAACATGCGGTTAACGTGTAGCTGGCAAACAAACAGTTAACATGCAGACGCTTCTGTCTACAAACTCACTCCACTTTTGCTGAAAAGTGACACCTTGCCATGATTAAGGCCACCTAAACGCTTCAAAATATTGTAGCATGCAACACAAATATGATAATATCCATATATGCTAATTGAGAtattattcttttatatatttttatgatatttaaacACGTTTAAGAAGGTTATagttatcatttttatattatgcTTATCAGTGCATTGATCAAATCTAACTCTACATTTTATTCCTTCTGTTTCTTGAACTCAGCTCGGcctaaaaatactttattcttaGAATTAGGACATACATACCTGCCCAACATAAACTGTTGCAACAAAGTTCAAGGTATAATAGAATTTTAAATACATGCTGTAACATTAAGATCTTCTTTCAGTGAGAGTAAGCGACCCAGTCTGAAAGTACACTGAAGCAACGCAGTGCACAGATTGAACACTGATTGTTTTTACTGTCCTTTGTTCATGAGAAAAGATGTGACACgtctggacagagagagagagagtaaagttCCTACccttaaattaaaatgaaattcagATGCTTCATcaacttcttccttttttctttattacattATCTATTTGTTTATCTGTGATATGACTGGACTGTTTCCTGTGTCATAACTGCTgccataaaaaagaaaagatgataaCTGAAACAGCGTTTTAGCAATCAGTCAAACTTCAGGTGTGAAAGCATAAAAACAGTCTGTGCTGCCTTACCGTACTTATCGCTGGACTTATCTCTGATCATGAAGGAAGACACTGTAATGATTCAAAGACGAAAAGGGTTGAAGGGTGTCTTCAGACTGTATAGAGGAAGTAAAAAGTCTGTGGTCACATCTGGAACTAAGTGTGAAAAGAGGTAGTGAGCATTAAAATTTACTTTCGGGAGGAAATCGGTGTGAGTGTATGCCTGTTTAAAGAAACAACCAAACTTTATAGATGCACAAGATATGACAGCAGCATTTTTAACAATGACACTTGAATCATTTAAACTGTAAGAAATTGCTAATTACTAGTTGTGTCTTGTTGAATTctgagctgaagctgaagtttTATTATCTTCTATATGGTTTCTGTTGTATCATATAACATCACCTCTGTATTCATAGCACCATGACCACAAAGTCTTCTGCTGTTTCTGGTTCTGACCATCACTTCCTCTTTATTCCCCCTCAAGAGACTTCCCAGGCAAACCAGGGttgtaaacatattttcagttttgtaactacaataatttaaaaagtgccaaaaaaaaagaagaaggagagacgGAAACATCTCTTCTACAAATAACCAAAGAGCTGCTCAACTGGATTCTTGataaaatcatgaaatataAGCCTAACAAGGCTGAGGCGCTAAAATAGTCCACTTAGAAGACATAATACTGCAGCTTTAAGCTGGTAGAACTGATCAATGAACTGTAAAGGCATCAAAACGTCCCcacttttcaaaatgtcaaaagtttaGAAACTTTTAATTcctcatatttatttgtataggtGTGCAAGAGTCTTTTGTTCTAGGATTTCTAAGTGGAATGAGATATTAATAGAAAGAGTAAAAAGTTAAAGCACCTCAGCTGCCACACTCTTATTTTATGTTCTTGCAgcatctttaaaacattttgtaggTAATTCAAACAGTCCCTGTCAAATTGTTGTACTAAAGTATCAAAACTTAACACTGCCACCAGATGGTGTCAAACTCCATTTAAAAATTTGGTGTAAGTGTAGACAAAGCCTTGAAAAATAATTGTGATGTCACTATCTGGCACAATGATTATCAGTTTAGGAACTATTGTGCAGAAATGTGCctgtatatttcatttaatacataaattacagacaataaaaacagcatgaacGTACAGTAATTATTTATTCTACATTGCACATATGTGGCGTCATTACAGACCTGTAGACAGGTCAATGCTTAGTTATGAGTGTATCTCAGCAGGTGAGCCCTTTGTGTACAGTCTTCTCAGACTATTGTAATCACGTTGAGTTTTGGGTtgcatctttgttttcttttttttttatttcatgttcacAGTGTCTCATTGTACCTCGGCTTACAGTTTGCAGCTTTAAGTGTAAAAGGAATGTTTAAAACAGAGAGTGATACATTAATCTAAAGCTGATCTGATTTCACCACCTTGAATTGTGCAAATCTCGGTTACAAACCGAGACCCACTGAGACTATAGCATATCATATCATTCAGCAACATAAGCTGCAAAAAAAGTCTTGAATATTTGTGTCATGTTGTCCAAGTATCATGTTTGAAACCTAATATACAGCTTCCCATTTTGGCCATTGGTTATTAGTTTCCAGTCTAACTGTCTGCTGCCGTGTTTCAAATAttcaaaaagagaagaaaataaaaacagataaatgacTGATGAAACAAATACTGGGTCAAATCTGTGTCATATTTTTGACTGTATCTGTTTCAGCAGTGAGGAAGTGCTCTGACTGAGAGCTGTGAAAACTCACAAAATGTGTacatattattttgttatttgtgttaCGGCGTGTACCATTACCTTTGGAAATCTTCCACCAACGGGTGTTTCTTTGTTCCATAGTGGTTGCTATGTAGTTTAACACTTGCACCACCGAGATGGTCTGACAGACTGTTTTCTGAAAATTTGCATTGTCATTGTTGCTAAGACTTTGCTCATGTTGGAAATCACTGGGTCTCCGCTAATAATACTATACAGTACAGTCAAGAGCTACTCCatgtggaaagtgtcatgagataacttctgttatgatttgaaattgaattaaTAATTTTGATCTCTATCGCTTGTCATTGTAACCTTCAATGTTTTTTAGAGTTTCTCTGAAATTATGGAACCAACTTCAGTTTGTTTGGAAACCATTTTTCCAAACCTGCATTTTAGGAAAAATCGTAGTTTTATAATCTAATGTATAGTGTGAAAGACTTTCTTCTGCAGTAGTCTGTTGACCACACAGCAGCACTAAATAAATAAGAGCTAGTCACAATGAATGTattgttatttgtgtttttaactatGTGTTCATGACAGGATCACATAACAGAAATGTTGGAGCGGGCTCATTTAAAACTTGGAAGATTCACAGGAGCCTGATTTATAACCTGGGtcatggtttgtttttcagattttcagattACTTATCTACAGGTCAGATTGTTGTTACAatagtgatttgttttttttccccataatGACATAATTCAGATTTATGACAGTATGTGGCATCAGTTACTCactgataatgataatatattGAATAATAACAAGGGGGCATTATAAGAATTTGGCTAGTTTTTAGGTTTAAAGCATGATAGTTGGAATCTTAGAGATTCTTGGATCGTTCAGTCTCAAAATGACCTAGACTGGAATAATACAAGGCTTTAAATAAGAGCAGCTTTAAAGAGTACAAACTGACAAGATAGTCTGGGAAGCTGAGACCCAACAAGATACTatgaacaatgaaatgaaaggcccatataaaaaatgttgtaaCCCAAAACTCATCATGATTACAATAGTCTGAAAAAACAGGGTCTCTCCTGCTGCtatacaataaacaaataagtTCATTGTTAGTGTAACATTTGATCTCAAAGCGGCACAGTCGTGGGAAATCAAATAATGACACAGGAGAGGCGTCTGTAATCTGCAGGATAAAAGAAAGCTGAAGCCAGACATCAGGCTGAACACGGCAGCTGGTCCTGAACGAGGTGAGTCTACTTTAAATTGTTCTTGTTATCCTGCTGTTTAAATGCAGCGCAAATAAAGGCCGTACATATGGAATTACCTTGGTGTGaactcagaacacacaaacatttttccaCTTCTTTGCAGATGAGATTAGCATTTATTACCATGGACAgaatgatttcatttgaatgttggTATTGGCAGTGGTAGAAAAGGAACTCTGCgaaatgttaaaagtaaaagtattatcaacacatttacataaagtGACTTGTATGTtgactactttatatactgctggACAGGCTAAACTATAGTACTGCACCACAGATTACTTGCTGATCAAGTAATCTGTGCGAAGAATCTACAAAAGAAATCAACTCGGCCTGGAAGTCTATGTTCTGCAGATGAAGGTTCCCTCAGTGAGTTTggagtgaaaaatgtttgttgcattttaacTGGATATTACTCAGGATCTTTGGATACACTCGGCTTATAGATAGGTTAATGGTTAAGTCAGCCTCACAAGTAAAGGAGTCAAATTTTGTGGTGTAAggcaaaactaacaaaaacgTAAATCTTCGTTCACAGGCCACACTCCCACTTCATCACCGTCGCCATGAAGTTGCTCAGTATATCTCTCGCACTCTGCGCCATCCTGACCTTAAGCCGAGCCAACCCCATCAACTCCACCATCCCCACCATCTCCAGACAAATGGGCCTTTGCGAGTACATAAACCAGCACACCATCCAACATATCGGGGCGTTTGTTCCGCAGTGTGACATGAACGGGAATTTCCTACCGCAGCAGTGCTCCGGGTCGACTGGGTACTGCTGG
Above is a genomic segment from Larimichthys crocea isolate SSNF chromosome XIV, L_crocea_2.0, whole genome shotgun sequence containing:
- the LOC104938453 gene encoding toll-like receptor 2 type-2, whose amino-acid sequence is MGRATTFYFTLLYLHLLSICWCQRSNPDSERLSCDRCDRRLSCNCSYGGFTSVPTVTDRALTLDLSFNEIAMVTEDDLKSHRHLKALNLHGNKLAVIHPSAFDSLWSLEELDLSNNQLTALKQKWFRKLGALQHLNLLNNPYRCLGSPAPFQTLVRLRRLRFGGPALEELKREDLYGVTQLEELTVHGNNLSRYEPGTLADVWPLGRVTLSLRSAFLTNTALARAVLEDVSYPETPIILEDLHLIGNESVQPLTAAAKRRIRQISLKNVSVSDEAIVSFLMVFNGVPLTSFWLDGVTLTGEGRWAEAKWTDQKSIDEFFLRNIVVLDVWKFVSLLELGFLLHYPRKVSVINGRVFVMPCPTSRLLVNLQYLDLSDNLLTEMTLSESLCDGHGTLKDLRVLNVSGNALKSLSTISRLVAELSKLTHLDISRNAYSSMPRACSWPSTLRYLNISGAKLETITPCLATTLEVLDLSNNDLKSFSLFLPALRELYLSGNKIQSLPSGWLLPNLQILTIQSNTLNMFGRSDLQSYERLQNLQAGQNKFVCSCEFVAFLQSDIKGGDVQLTDGEESYICDSPLYLQEEPVGQVYLSVVDCHRVLFVSVSCGLALFVAILLCILLWRLHVLWYLKMTWAWLKAKRNSRRRQRCREREGLESLLSFDAFVSYSEQDACWVDNFLVPELEEPRDNDEESVNHRPLTLCLHKRDFLPGHWILDNIMSAMERSRRTVFVLSENFVQSDWCRYELDFSHFWLFDRNAGGEVILILLEPLSKDDIPKRFCKLHKLMSSTTYLEWPQEEEKIGEFWRSLRKALRGEEEDY